A part of Aspergillus oryzae RIB40 DNA, chromosome 7 genomic DNA contains:
- a CDS encoding uncharacterized protein (predicted protein), with protein sequence MASPTVYLIRHGEKPDDGGNGLSAQGVQRAQCLRSVFGKDSKYNIGYIMAQTPKKSGKRTRPYETVLPLAEDLGLTVDTSCDRDDPKCVKKAVEKYKGDGNILICWQHEALTDIVKKLGAKDAPEYPSDRYGSPFPYPFPSRIESTTIEMISNDSNDFSVQDN encoded by the exons ATGGCATCGCCGACGGTGTACCTCATCCGACATGGAGAGAAGCCAGATGATGGCGGCAACGGTCTCAGCGCTCAGGGGGTTCAACGCGCTCAATGTCTCCGATCCGTCTTTGGCAAGGATTCTAAGTACAATATTGGCTATATAATGGCACAAACACCCAAGAAGA GCGGCAAGCGGACCCGTCCCTATGAGACGGTTCTTCCCTTGGCTGAGGACTTGGGTCTTACTGTGGATACTTCTTGCGATCGCGACGACCCCAAGTGTGTGAAGAAGGCTGTCGAAAAATACAAAGGAGACGGGAATATTTTGATCTGCTGGCAGCATGAGGCGCTCACGGATATCGTGAAGAAACTCGGAGCTAAGGATGCACCGGAGTATCCAAGTGACAGGTACGGAAGCCCGTTTCCttaccctttcccttctcggATAGAAAGCACCACAATTGAAATGATTTCAAATGATTCAAATGATTTCAGCGTGCAAGATAACTAG
- a CDS encoding M28 family metallopeptidase (transferrin receptor and related proteins containing the protease-associated (PA) domain) has product MRFLPCIATLAATASALAIGDHVRSDDQYVLELAPGQTKVVTEAEKWALRAEGKRFFDITERASSLELASNKKQKLAVTYPDSVQHNETVQNLIKSLDKKNFETVLQPFSEFHNRYYKSDNGKKSSEWLQGKIQEIISASGAKGVTVEPFKHSFPQSSLIAKIPGKSDKTIVLGAHQDSINLDSPSEGRAPGADDDGSGVVTILEAFRVLLTDEKVAAGEAPNTVEFHFYAGEEGGLLGSQDIFEQYSQKSRDVKAMLQQDMTGYTKGTTDAGKPESIGIITDNVDENLTKFLKVIVDAYCTIPTVDSKCGYGCSDHASATKYGYPAAFAFESAFGDDSPYIHSADDTIETVNFDHVLQHGRLTLGFAYELAFADSL; this is encoded by the exons ATGCGTTTCCTCCCCTGCATCGCGACTTTGGCAGCCACGGCCTCTGCCCTTGCTATTGGAGACCATGTACGCTCGGACGATCAGTATGTCCTAGAACTCGCCCCGGGACAAACGAAAGTTGTGACGGAAGCAGAGAAATGGGCTCTGAGAGCT GAGGGCAAGCGTTTCTTCGATATAACCGAACGGGCCAGTAGCCTGGAACTCGCATcgaacaagaaacaaaagctcgCGGTTACCTACCCCGATTCCGTGCAACACAACGAGACCGTGCAAAATCTGATCAAGTCGCTCGACAAAAAGAACTTCGAAACCGTTCTCCAGCCGTTCTCGGAGTTCCACAATCGCTATTACAAGAGCGACAATGGCAAGAAATCATCCGAGTGGCTGCAAGGCAAGATTCAGGAAATCATCTCCGCCAGTGGAGCAAAGGGAGTCACTGTGGAGCCTTTCAAACACTCCTTCCCGCAGTCGAGTCTGATTGCGAAAATCCCCGGCAAGAGTGACAAGACCATCGTGCTTGGAGCGCATCAGGACTCCATCAACCTTGATTCACCCTCAGAGGGCCGTGCACCGGGAGCTG ATGACGATGGATCCGGCGTTGTTACCATTCTCGAAGCCTTCCGCGTTCTCCTGACGGACGAGAAGGTCGCAGCCGGTGAGGCTCCGAACACCGTTGAGTTCCACTTCTATGCCGGAGAGGAGGGTGGTCTGCTGGGAAGTCAGGACATCTTCGAGCAGTACTCGCAGAAAAGCCGAGACGTGAAAGCCATGCTTCAACAGGATATGACGGGTTATACTAAAGGCACAACCGATGCTGGAAAGCCGGAGTCGATCGGTATCATCACTGACAATGTCGATGAGAACCTGACCAAGTTCCTGAAGGTCATTGTCGATGCT TATTGCACTATCCCGACCGTCGATTCGAAATGCGGATACGGATGCTCTGACCATGCTTCTGCCACGAAGTATGGTTATCCCGCCGCATTCGCATTCGAGTCAGCCTTTGGCGACGACAGCCCTTACATTCACTCGGCTGATGATACGATTGAGACCGTCAACTTTGACCATGTGCTGCAACACGGCAGACTGACTCTTGGATTTGCATATGAGCTTGCCTTCGCAGATTCGCTGTAA
- a CDS encoding uncharacterized protein (predicted protein) produces the protein MRLAPITVGLAACANLVSGMAFTAPARCLTMKDTAEKLDVNRWIDLWLETTCKRCQSPKLSDYRTLRESHVAPFVKDCSDSMGTSHLSSNYLALADSLLDLAKSKCEVTDETDLCEDPDQLKTVAKCVQSNAWSFVLGNVGNFLSILLADPCGRQMDFIANPDTLDRTIRSHLANYEKTCPKNSKSLGQ, from the exons ATGCGTCTCGCTCCAATCACTGTCGGTCTTGCAGCATGTGCCAATCTGGTGTCTGGTATGGCTTTCACGGCTCCTGCCCGATGCTTGACGATGAAAGACACGGCTGAGAAACTGGACGTTAATCGTTGGATTGATCTGTGGCTGGAAACTACCTGCAAACGCTGTCAGTCGCCCAAGCTGTCGGATTATCGAACTTTGCGGGAAAGCCACGTCGCTCCCTTTGTGAAGGATTGCTCTGACTCTATGGGCACTTCTCACCTTTCCTCCAACTACCTTGCCCTCGCTGATAGCCTCTTGGACCTGGCCAAAAGCAAATGCGAGGTAACCGACGAAACCGACTTGTGCGAGGATCCTGATCAATTGAAGACAGTAGCCAAGTGCGTTCAAAGCAACGCCTGGTCTTTCGTCCTGGGCAACGTCGGTAATTTCCTGTCCATCCTGTTGGCAGACCCCTGCGGCAGACAAATGGACTTCATTGCAAACCCGGACACTCTGGACCGCACCATTCGTTCCCACTTGGCCAACTACGAGAAAACTTGCCCAAAGA ATAGCAAATCGCTCGGCCAGTGA
- a CDS encoding FPP/GGPP synthase family protein (geranylgeranyl pyrophosphate synthase/Polyprenyl synthetase), with the protein MTAAGGFNYWMSHSERYFRTDFTTTAEDRARLVRNPDSCLGCLQGYPAPLALNGHSTSTVELDAVSESHVSGSDSSLTSMTTASSHVSVDGLGFSGEQLCMDPYNYISSLPGKGTVAKLADTLQTWFKVPAGSTEIIKTCSTILFHSSLMLDDIQDDSSKRRGMPAAHVMYGVGQTVNCVSYTGAKAFFLCEELKNANACRKALYDELDNLFSGQALELHWKFHKTCPSMNDYIIMIDNKTAGFFRLVLRMMAAEASVSMSLEKKNTLLHFITLLGRYYQIRDDYQNLVSDEYAAKKGFCDDLSEGKFSLILIHTLNNSPTADRIRGLMFGGDRAGMSQEIRSYILSEMEAAGSLEYTKRIITELYETLWRMLDELEATLGPNTLLRALVQFLKI; encoded by the exons ATGACTGCCGCTGGAGGATTTAACTATTGGATGTCCCACTCGGAGCGATATTTTCGCACAGATTTCACAACAACCGCCGAAGACCGCGCCAGACTTGTCAGAAATCCAGATTCTTGTCTCGGGTGTCTTCAGGGCTATCCAGCACCGCTCGCGTTGAACGGTCACAGTACATCAACAGTGGAGCTAGACGCTGTGTCTGAAAGCCATGTTTCTGGCTCCGATAGTAGCTTAACGAGCATGACAACGGCGAGTTCTCATGTCTCTGTTGACGGGCTTGGGTTCTCGG GTGAACAGTTATGCATGGACCCGTATAACTACATTAGCTCTCTCCCTGGTAAAGGAACGGTGGCCAAACTGGCTGATACACTGCAGACCTGGTTCAAGGTACCGGCGGGATCAACTGAGATCATCAAAACCTGCTCGACAATACTTTTCCATAGCTCTCTAAT GCTGGATGACATTCAGGATGACTCGTCAAAACGACGCGGAATGCCAGCGGCCCATGTCATGTACGGTGTTGGCCAGACGGTCAATTGTGTGTCGTATACTGGCGCGAAGGCATTTTTCCTCTGtgaggagctgaagaatgCGAACGCATGCAGGAAAGCCTTGTATG ACGAACTGGATAACCTCTTTTCGGGCCAAGCGCTCGAACTTCACTGGAAATTCCACAAGACATGCCCTTCAATGAATGACTACATTATTATGATCGACAACAAGACCGCTGGCTTCTTTCGGCTAGTTCTACGGATGATGGCCGCAGAAGCGTCAGTGTCAATGTCTctcgagaaaaagaacacaTTGCTTCATTTTATTACCCTTCTAGGGAGATACTACCAGATACGTGATGATTATCAAAACCTGGTATCTGACGAG TATGCGGCAAAAAAGGGCTTCTGCGATGATCTATCAGAGGGAAAGTTCTCATTGATCTTAATCCATACGTTGAATAATAGTCCAACTGCAGACAGAATTCGCGGGTTGATGTTTGGTGGGGACAGGGCTGGTATGTCCCAGGAAATACGCTCGTACATACTCTCCGAGATGGAGGCTGCCGGGAGTCTAGAGTACACCAAACGTATCATCACGGAGCTTTACGAAACACTTTGGAGAATGCTGGATGAACTTGAGGCTACACTTGGGCCAAATACCTTGCTGAGGGCACTGGTTCAATTCTTGAAGATCTGA
- a CDS encoding uncharacterized protein (predicted protein) — translation MLAKFSLLSLLLTSTACAAGGQGLSYDNIDKSATPGAKALLKHIQSQYGSHYISGQQDAGSWDWVKQNIGVAPAILGSDFMYYSPSAVARGSKSHAVEDVIQHADRNGINALVWHWYAPTCLLDNAEQPWYNGFYTKATCFNVADAVNDRRNGTNYRLLLRDIDAIAAQIKRLDQANVPILFRPLHEPEGGWFWWGAQGPAPFKKLWDMIYDRITRFHNLHNVVWVCNTAEADWYPGNDKCDIATVDHYANAGDHGVLADKYKKLQAVTNNERVLALAEVGPVPDPTVQARDKVNWAYWMVWNDEFIKDGKQNSRQFLQNVYNNTRVVTLDGGSKLAWNNA, via the coding sequence ATGCTTGCCAAATTTTccctcctttctcttctcctcaccTCTACTGCCTGTGCCGCCGGCGGCCAGGGTCTGTCCTACGACAACATTGACAAGTCGGCCACCCCCGGCGCCAAAGCGCTTCTGAAACACATCCAGTCACAGTATGGATCGCATTACATTTCCGGACAGCAGGATGCAGGCAGCTGGGACTGGGTCAAGCAGAACATTGGAGTGGCTCCTGCGATTCTGGGTAGCGACTTCATGTATTACTCGCCTTCGGCGGTTGCTCGTGGCAGCAAGTCCCACGCCGTCGAGGATGTGATCCAGCACGCAGATCGTAACGGAATCAACGCCCTGGTCTGGCATTGGTACGCTCCGACTTGTCTGCTCGACAACGCCGAACAGCCGTGGTACAATGGATTCTACACCAAGGCCACCTGCTTCAACGTTGCCGATGCCGTCAACGACCGTCGAAACGGAACCAACTATCGCCTCCTACTGCGTGATATCGATGCCATCGCCGCCCAGATCAAGCGCCTTGATCAGGCCAATGTTCCGATTCTCTTCCGCCCGCTCCACGAGCCCGAGGGTGGATGGTTCTGGTGGGGTGCCCAGGGCCCTGCCCCGTTCAAGAAGCTCTGGGATATGATCTACGACCGCATCACTCGCTtccacaacctccacaacGTGGTCTGGGTATGCAACACCGCCGAGGCTGACTGGTATCCCGGAAACGATAAGTGTGACATCGCCACCGTCGACCACTACGCCAATGCTGGTGACCATGGCGTTCTCGCAGACAAATACAAGAAGCTCCAGGCCGTCACCAACAACGAGAGAGTTTTGGCTCTGGCAGAAGTCGGTCCCGTTCCCGATCCCACCGTTCAGGCTCGCGATAAGGTCAACTGGGCTTACTGGATGGTGTGGAACGATGAATTCATCAAGGACGGCAAGCAGAACTCCAGACAGTTCCTACAGAACGTGTACAACAACACCAGGGTTGTTACGCTCGATGGTGGCTCCAAGCTTGCCTGGAACAATGCTTAA
- a CDS encoding uncharacterized protein (predicted protein): MYIVWCVSTNKNPLSKRNVSIPEVVPATGWTYINEYTSAKPYDKTIYHPSGQRQISDLGAAAVHRTSVFSGYRDCPGRRKVLGVIKVSATELDILSESGLLYVLQDGVRNCRVPCLSSKHSQTMAATNAAQGVFQLYCWAGLNPTSGTAVAIDKITSSLGKGIVPYPIWSLPVP, encoded by the exons atgtACATTGTATGGTGTGTATCCACGAACAAG AATCCGCTAAGCAAGCGAAATGTCTCCATCCCGGAGGTAGTTCCGGCAACCGGTTGGACTTATATCAACGAATACACATCGGCCAAGCCTTACGACAAGACGATCTACCATCCGTCCGGCCAACGGCAAATCTCCGATTTGGGTGCCGCTGCTGTTCACCGAACTTCGGTCTTTTCAGGGTACAGAGACTGCCCCGGACGCCGTAAGGTTCTCGGTGTTATCAAGGTTTCCGCGACTGAATTGGATATCTTGTCCGAGTCCGGCTTACTTTATGTTTTGCAAGAT GGGGTTCGCAACTGCCGAGTACCTTGTCTCAGTTCGAAACACAGTCAAACCATGGCAGCAACCAACGCAGCCCAGGGAGTCTTTCAACTGTACTGTTGGGCAGGGCTTAACCCTACATCAGGAACGGCTGTTGCAATTGACAAGATAACATCCTCTCTTGGCAAGGGGATCGTCCCGTACCCGATTTGGTCTTTGCCTGTGCCTTGA
- a CDS encoding mandelate racemase/muconate lactonizing enzyme family protein (L-alanine-DL-glutamate epimerase and related enzymes of enolase superfamily) produces the protein MSDLKIARIDVFQVDLPYSGGVYYLSAGREYRSFDATIVRITTDTGIEGWGESTPFGSNYIASHPRGVRAGIATMAPSLIGLDPRRVDRINDAMDDALLGHEDAKTAIDVACWDIFGKSVGLPVCELLGGRTNTRLPLISSIYVGEPEDMRARVAKYRAKGYKGQSVKISGEPVTDAKRITAALANQQPDEFFIVDANGKLSVETALRLLRLLPHGLDFALEAPCATWRECISLRRKTDIPIIYDELATNEMSIVKILADDAAEGIDLKISKAGGLTRGRRQRDICLAAGYSVSVQETCGSDIAFAAIVHLAQTIPERSLRCILECRDMVTVKTADGAFDIQDGFATAPTTPGLGIMPRLDVLGEAVASYF, from the coding sequence ATGTCAGACCTCAAAATCGCACGGATTGATGTTTTCCAAGTTGACCTCCCTTATTCAGGGGGTGTCTACTACCTCTCTGCCGGGCGAGAATACCGAAGCTTTGACGCTACCATTGTCCGGATAACCACTGACACCGGCATTGAGGGCTGGGGAGAAAGCACTCCCTTTGGCTCCAACTACATTGCTTCTCATCCACGCGGTGTCAGGGCTGGTATCGCTACAATGGCACCAAGTCTGATCGGTCTGGACCCTCGACGAGTCGACCGTATCAATGATGCCATGGACGATGCCCTGCTCGGACATGAAGATGCCAAAACAGCAATCGACGTGGCATGCTGGGATATCTTTGGTAAGTCGGTCGGACTGCCCGTGTGCGAGCTTCTGGGTGGTCGCACAAACACCCGACTGCCATTGATCTCTTCAATTTATGTTGGAGAGCCGGAGGACATGCGTGCACGGGTTGCCAAATATCGCGCCAAGGGATACAAAGGGCAATCGGTCAAAATCTCAGGCGAACCGGTGACTGACGCCAAGCGGATCACAGCGGCTCTTGCCAATCAGCAACCGGATGAATTCTTTATTGTGGATGCCAACGGTAAATTGTCGGTGGAAACCGCTCTACGGTTATTGAGGCTGTTACCCCATGGCCTCGATTTCGCGTTGGAGGCCCCTTGTGCCACCTGGCGTGAGTGTATCTCTCTCCGCCGCAAGACAGATATTCCGATTATCTACGACGAACTCGCCACGAATGAAATGTCCATCGTCAAAATCCTTGCGGATGACGCCGCGGAAGGTATTGACTTGAAGATTTCCAAGGCGGGTGGTCTGACCAGAGGCCGCCGTCAGCGGGACATCTGCCTGGCAGCGGGCTACAGTGTGAGTGTTCAAGAGACGTGTGGCTCGGACATCGCATTCGCTGCGATCGTGCATCTGGCTCAAACAATTCCGGAACGATCATTGCGTTGCATCCTGGAATGTCGCGATATGGTTACGGTGAAGACCGCGGATGGAGCGTTTGACATCCAGGATGGCTTTGCCACCGCGCCAACCACACCAGGCTTGGGAATAATGCCGCGCTTAGATGTGCTGGGAGAGGCTGTTGCTAGCTACTTTTAA
- a CDS encoding zinc-dependent alcohol dehydrogenase family protein (zinc-binding oxidoreductase) has product MTQPQPTSRQAFRRTDDHTPGTPKVKLVTEAIPPLSPSGVLIKVHAVSLNYRDANIANGGNPWPVVPHGIPCNDAAGEVVAVGERVKNLAIGDRAAPIVDTENITGRESTRSWLAADEDGVLADYIVFDEHKLCKLPMYLDWVQASLIPCAGVTAWAALKDMEIGQTVLIQGTGGVAMFALKLARAAGLKVIMTSSSDAKLQKMKEQFPTPPLLTVNYSKNPEWHEEVLKLTEGAGVDIVVEVGGSSTLVKSMKCTRRGGIVSQVGYLSKQNTSEFAELLSVLIDRRVILRGINAGSKQDQDDLCAALSATQIQFDDIIDSVYPFEKADEAIEYIWQGKQVGKLVLRL; this is encoded by the exons ATGACTCAACCACAACCTACATCCCGCCAGGCTTTTCGTCGAACGGATGATCACACTCCTGGGACCCCCAAGGTTAAGCTAGTCACCGAAGCAATCCCTCCCCTATCCCCCTCGGGAGTCTTGATCAAGGTTCATGCCGTCTCGCTCAATTACAGAGACGCCAACATTGCAAACGGTGGCAACCCTTGGCCGGTAGTACCCCATGGTATCCCCTGCAATGATGCGGCAGGTGAGGTGGTCGCTGTCGGCGAGAGGGTGAAGAATCTGGCGATTGGGGATCGGGCAGCCCCGATCGTGGATACGGAGAACATCACTGGACGGGAATCGACTCGGTCTTGGTTAGcggccgatgaggatggagTACTAGCAGATTACATCGTGTTCGATGAGCACAAGCTATGCAAGCTGCCCATGTACCTCGACTGGGTCCAAGCTAGTCTTATTCCTTGCGCTGGTGTGACCGCGTGGGCGGCGCTGAAGGATATGGAAATTGGTCAAACCGTTCTGATTCAAG GTACTGGCGGCGTGGCCATGTTCGCGCTCAAGTTGGCGAGAGCTGCAGGCCTGAAGGTGATCATGACCTCCTCGAGCGACGCAAAGCTTCAGAAAATGAAGGAGCAGTTCCCTACCCCCCCGCTGTTGACTGTGAACTATTCCAAGAACCCCGAGTGGCATGAGGAAGTTCTGAAGTTGACTGAAGGAGCCGGTGTTGATATCGTTGTCGAAGTTGGTGGATCCTCCACGCTGGTAAAGAGCATGAAATGTACACGTCGTGGCGGGATAGTTAGCCAGGTGGGATATCTCAGCAAGCAGAATACCAGTGAATTCGCAGAACTACTCTCCGTTCTCATTGACAGGAGGGTCATCCTAAG GGGAATCAACGCTGGTTCTAAGCAAGACCAAGACGATCTTTGCGCAGCGTTGTCCGCCACACAAATCCAGTTCGATGATATTATTGACTCAGTTTACCCGTTTGAAAAGGCCGATGAGGcgattgaatatatttggCAAGGTAAACAGGTTGGAAAATTGGTGCTTCGGCTATAG
- a CDS encoding putative amino acid transporter (predicted protein) — MSGVSWYTGYVIGQFKLRFPQTHSMGDAGELILGRFGREMMGIGQLLLLIFLMASHILTFSVLFNTITGHGTCTIVFAVIGMVVSFIGALPRTMNKVYYMSIVCQYFHYLGIFWTAPDHVQVDATRDVSFQDAFLAVCNIIFAYITHVAFFGLISEMRDPREFPKSLTMLQVVDTSMYVVTAIVAYRYAGPDVASPALSSAGPVMKKVAYGIAMPTVVIAGVIYGHVACKYIYVRVFRGSDHMHQKSILAVGTWVGIALALWVIAWVIAESIPVFNDLLSLISALFGSWFSYGFPAIFWLIMNKGVWFSSPRKILLTIVNLIILGIACAICGLGLYVSGKSIHENSSSSSWTCANNAI, encoded by the exons ATGTCCGGCGTATCATGGTACACAGGTTATGTTATCGGACAGTTTAAGCTTCGCTTCCCTCAAACACACAGTATGGGTGACGCCGGAGAGCTTATTTTGGGTCGCTTTGGACGGGAAATGATGGGTATTGGCCAACTactcttgttgatcttcctgaTGGCTAGCCATATCCTTACGTTCTCGGTGCTattcaacaccatcaccGGTCACGGAACCTGCACTATTGTTTTCGCCGTCATTGGAATGGTAGTAAGCTTCATCGGCGCCCTTCCACGTACCATGAACAAGGTGTACTATATGTCCATCGTCTGTCAGTACTTCCACTATCTGGGCATCTTCTGGACC GCCCCCGATCATGTCCAGGTTGATGCAACCAGGGACGTTAGTTTCCAGGATGCATTCTTGGCCGTGTGCAACATTATCTTTGCCTACA TCACTCATGTTGCGTTCTTCGGACTCATCTCCGAGATGAGAGACCCTCGGGAATTCCCTAAGTCGTTGACCATGCTTCAAGTGGTGGACACGTCCATGTATGTCGTCACAGCGATCGTCGCCTATCGTTATGCGGGCCCAGATGTGGCATCCCCCGCCCTTTCGTCTGCAGGACCtgtcatgaagaaggtcgctTACGGCATTGCTATGCCCACT GTCGTCATTGCTGGTGTTATCTACGGCCACGTTGCCTGCAAATACATCTATGTTCGCGTTTTCCGTGGCTCTGACCACATGCACCAGAAGAGCATTCTTGCTGTTGGAACCTGGGTTGGCATTGCGCTCGCCCTGTGGGTGATCGCATGGGTCATTGCCGAGTCCATTCCCGTCTTCAACGACCTTCTGAGTTTGATT AGTGCTCTCTTCGGTAGTTGGTTCAGTTATGGATTCCCAGCCATTTTCTGGTTGATCATGAACAAGGGAGTCTGGTTCTCTTCTCCCCGGAAGATTCTCCTGACCATCGTCAACCTGATCATCCTCGGCATCGCCTGCGCCATT TGCGGTTTGGGACTCTACGTCTCGGGTAAATCGATCCACGAgaactcctcttcttctagcTGGACCTGCGCCAACAACGCCATCTAA
- a CDS encoding adenosine deaminase family protein (adenine deaminase/adenosine deaminase) yields MKFLITTAALLFSLVSAQTGVPDVNSLAVQKHLRSRSALIAFEKRQRQDHFFRQNLSSVAQRADAIVAAIRQEEIDDYWRVPGTPEKNDTDERFAGEVFPKARPLINGTKLWDVVKHMPKGALLHAHLPAMLSYDTILETILHTEGMVVSASQDVSTPENRRNASVSFAHVNHTIATNVSSIHSKDYVPNTQIPVTVAANTFPGGQEGFIDFVKTKVTISPELSIRHELGVDEIWRVFQTAFGPAGTMLTYEPIVRTFYKKLFSRLAEDHINWVEIRSGSGQLVQEGQEDLDPDLDIWWNVLLEELKKFQESPEGADFWGARVIWSDNRGKNRTALTKSMGNALERKRRHPQLFSGYDVVAQEDLGRPLADMAPELIWFQQQAEESNLTIPFFFHAGETLGDGNSTDENLFDAVLFGTRRIGHGFSLYKHPRLIDEVIENGIMVEVCPISNEVLRLATDILHHPLPAMIAHGIPTAISNDDPAILGQNTAGLSYDFYQTIQAFDNIGLAGLGALAHNSIRWSNFEDQNDVEWFRDIDFGENGDGIKAQRLQQWNEKWEAFCEWVVKEYGDRYATEAL; encoded by the exons ATGAAGTTCCTCATTACGACGGCggccctcctcttctctttggTGTCAGCGCAGACTGGTGTGCCTGATGTCAACAGTCTTGCGGTGCAAAAGCATCTCCGCTCCCGCTCTGCATTGATCGCATTCGAGAAGAGACAGCGACAAG ATCACTTTTTCCGTCAAAACCTCTCCTCTGTAGCCCAGAGAGCGGACGCCATCGTGGCAGCTATTCGCCAGGAGGAAATTGACGATTACTGGAGAGTCCCTGGAACCCcggagaagaatgatacCGACGAGAGGTTCGCCGGTGAGGTCTTCCCGAAAGCCCGGCCATTGATCAATGGAACCAAGCTCTGGGACGTGGTCAAGCACATGCCAAAGGGTGCTCTTTTGCATGCGCATTTGCCTGCCATGCTTTCCTATGACACCATTCTAGAGACCATTCTTCACACGGAGGGTATGGTCGTCTCTGCCTCCCAGGATGTGTCCACCCCGGAGAATCGCAGGAATGCTTCCGTTTCGTTTGCCCATGTCAACCATACCATTGCGACCAATGTATCGTCAATTCATTCTAAGGATTATGTCCCTAACACGCAAATCCCCGTGACTGTGGCTGCCAACACATTCCCGGGTGGTCAAGAGGGATTCATCGACTTCGTCAAAACCAAGGTGACCATCTCTCCTGAGCTGTCTATACGTCACGAATTGGGAGTCGATGAGATCTGGCGTGTCTTCCAGACAGCCTTCGGCCCCGCAGGCACCATGCTCACGTACGAGCCCATTGTGCGGACGTTCTACAAGAAACTCTTTTCGCGCCTGGCTGAGGATCACATCAACTGGGTGGAAATCCGTTCTGGAAGCGGCCAGCTGGTCCAGGAGGGTCAGGAAGACCTTGATCCGGATCTGGACATTTGGTGGAACGTCCTactggaggagctgaagaagttccaggagTCTCCCGAGGGGGCAGACTTCTGGGGAGCGCGAGTCATCTGGTCTGACAACAGAGGCAAGAACCGTACTGCGCTGACCAAGA GCATGGGAAATGCTCTTGAACGGAAGCGCAG ACACCCACAGCTCTTTTCAGGCTACGATGTGGTCGCTCAGGAAGACCTGGGCCGTCCGCTTGCCGATATGGCACCCGAATTGATCTGGTTCCAGCAACAGGCCGAGGAGTCGAACCTCACgattcctttcttcttccacgcGGGCGAAACTCTCGGCGATGGAAACTCGACCGACGAAAACTTGTTCGATGCCGTCCTCTTCGGTACACGCCGTATCGGACACGGTTTCTCCCTGTACAAGCACCCGAGGCTGATTGATGAGGTGATCGAGAATGGTATCATGGTGGAAGTCTGCCCTATCTCTAACGAAGTCCTGCGTCTGGCCACCGATATCCTTCACCATCCCCTCCCGGCAATGATTGCCCATGGTATCCCGACCGCCATCAGCAACGACGACCCGGCGATCCTTGGCCAAAACACAGCTGGTTTGAGCTACGACTTCTATCAGACAATCCAAGCTTTCGATAACATTGGTCTTGCTGGCCTG GGAGCGCTCGCGCACAACAGCATCCGCTGGAGCAACTTCGAAGATCAGAACGATGTTGAATGGTTTCGTGATATCGACTTTGGAGAGAATGGCGACGGCATTAAGGCCCAGCGTTTGCAGCAGTGGAACGAGAAGTGGGAGGCCTTCTGTGAGTGGGTTGTGAAGGAGTATGGAGACCGTTACGCCACGGAGGCACTCTGA